A single genomic interval of Lathyrus oleraceus cultivar Zhongwan6 chromosome 7, CAAS_Psat_ZW6_1.0, whole genome shotgun sequence harbors:
- the LOC127100638 gene encoding 60S ribosomal protein L38, with translation MAKQIHEIKDFLLTARRKDARSVKIKRSKDVVKFKVRCSKYLYTLCVFDTDKADKLKQSLPPGLTVQDL, from the exons ATG GCGAAGCAGATCCACGAGATCAAGGATTTTCTTTTGACGGCGCGTAGAAAGGACGCGAGATCAGTGAAAATCAAGAGGAGCAAGGATGTGGTGAAGTTCAAGGTTCGTTGCTCGAAGTATTTGTACACACTTTGTGTGTTTGATACTGacaaagctgataagttgaagCAATCTCTTCCTCCCGGTTTGACTGTTCAAGATCTGTAG
- the LOC127100639 gene encoding uncharacterized protein LOC127100639, whose translation MDYERIEKVQTGIISPSKLRMKLLGARKKDGSNSNSSRTSPARLEDAEFVNGLLSSNGDNLDEEVTSPSLDVAAALKPLSDAVLERKQNGQFSNEPKETMPRENGDTGRLKMQHFHKVDTGSSSTIHPVRSIEDDNLDYDSQASSSSFEFDKGERPVSNHVTRSLLRPIPSKWNDAEKWIMNRQHMQPSYSKKNNVHSQANRLPISMARVVPESGSFDHKLLTSKVTETKRVDYCQPTSHSHTGFEKFSFVPSDAHSVSGQAHGKTPVVESFSQSKDLKEVDGVDLLCPSIDDQTAIPGIRSVAMRDMGTEMTPVPSQEPSQTGTPVGSATPIRSPTSSMPSTPRRGAPASTPLGNTTDEDSSKRQLSEEEMKIKTRREIAALGMKLGKMNIAAWASKDDHENQKSSAHDTHTQEQERIEFEKRAALWEEAEKSKHAARFKREEIKIQAWESQQKAKLEAEMRRTEAKVEQMRAQTHAKMVKKIAMARQRSEEKRVEAEARKNREAERTAAQAEYIRQTGKMPYSNYIICCGWL comes from the exons ATGGACTATGAGAGGATAGAGAAAGTTCAG ACTGGAATAATTTCTCCCAGTAAACTGAGGATGAAGTTATTAGGGGCTAGAAAAAAAGATGGATCCAACAGTAACTCTTCTAGAACCTCCCCTGCAAGGCTTGAGGATGCTGAATTTGTCAATGGCTTACTTTCCTCCAATGGTGATAACCTCGACGAAGAAG TTACGTCTCCGAGCTTAGATGTTGCTGCGGCATTAAAGCCATTGAGTGATGCGGTGCTGGAGCGGAAACAGAATGGGCAGTTTTCTAATGAACCAAAGGAGACAATGCCTAGGGAAAACGGTGACACGGGACGCTTAAAGATGCAGCATTTTCATAAAGTTGACACTGGAAGTTCGAGCACAATTCATCCGGTGAGGTCCATAGAAGATGATAATCTTGATTATGACAGCCAAGCTAGCTCATCGAGTTTCGAGTTTGATAAAGGAGAGAGACCGGTGAGCAATCATGTAACTAGATCCCTGTTGAGACCAATTCCTTCTAAGTGGAATGATGCCGAGAAATGGATAATGAATCGGCAACATATGCAACCTAGTTACTCAAAAAAGAACAATGTACATAGTCAAGCAAATCGGTTACCAATAAGTATGGCGAGGGTTGTTCCAGAGTCCGGTAGTTTTGATCATAAGCTCCTAACGAGCAAGGTTACTGAAACAAAACGAGTTGATTACTGTCAACCAACATCACATTCACATACCGGATTCGAGAAATTCTCTTTTGTTCCGTCCGATGCTCACTCGGTATCAGGTCAAGCGCATGGGAAAACTCCGGTAGTGGAATCTTTTTCCCAAAGCAAAGATTTAAAGGAAGTAGATGGTGTTGATTTATTGTGCCCAAGTATAGATGATCAAACAG CGATTCCTGGCATAAGATCTGTTGCCATGAGAGATATGGGAACCGAGATGACCCCGGTGCCAAGTCAAGAGCCTTCGCAGACAGGGACTCCTGTTGGGTCAGCAACTCCAATACGTAGCCCGACTTCATCAATGCCATCAACTCCTAGGAGAGGCGCACCAGCTTCAACGCCTTTGGGCAACACAACTGATGAGGATAGCAGCAAACGACAATTGTCAGAAGAAGAAATGAAGATTAAAACAAGGAGAGAGATCGCAGCACTCGGTATGAAGCTAGGGAAGATGAACATTGCGGCGTGGGCAAGTAAAGATGACCACGAAAATCAAAAATCTTCTGCTCACGACACACACACTCAAGAACAGGAGAGGATCGAATTTGAGAAACGCGCTGCTTTGTGGGAGGAAGCTGAAAAATCTAAACATGCTGCAAG ATTTAAGCGCGAAGAAATCAAAATTCAAGCATGGGAGAGTCAGCAAAAGGCCAAATTAGAAGCCGAAATGAGAAGGACAGAG GCCAAAGTTGAGCAAATGAGAGCTCAAACACAtgcaaaaatggtgaaaaagATTGCTATGGCGAGGCAAAGATCAGAAGAAAAACGCGTAGAAGCGGAAGCTAGAAAAAATAGAGAAGCGGAAAGAACTGCAGCGCAAGCAGAATACATACGGCAAACAGGAAAAATGCCGTATTCAAATTACATTATATGTTGTGGCTGGCTGTGA